Proteins from a genomic interval of Ndongobacter massiliensis:
- the infB gene encoding translation initiation factor IF-2, whose translation MGKMRVYELAKELGFSSKLFLKKLSEDCSLSYKSHMSTMSDEEVAQARTFYAQEEPIAAAEKPERKESVASQKSPRKKRLEKGSKLPAKNREASSDLPKRHGKKKRLDEEDPDDLEQRERHNRKKNVEGKKKEQTEESVEQRPVKSRKKNKKEKKAVNEQPKDDFEDIIEIPAEITVADFANAIRKNSMAVIGELIRLGIMAGLNETIRFETAEKVAEKFGVLIMQPSGERDEDIFADLDFPDRDKDLRERPPVITVMGHVDHGKTSILDAIRSTEVTRGEAGGITQHIGASTINFEGKKITFLDTPGHEAFTQMRMRGAQATDITILVVAADDGVMPQTVEAINHAKAAGTPIVVAINKMDKYEADPNRVMQELTEYGLLAEEWGGDTIMVPVSAKTGSGIEELLQMVLMVAEMEELKANPNRRAVGIVIEAELEKGRGATASVLVQKGTLRDDDYVVSGSVSGHIRAMFDAQGKRVKKAGPSMPVKILGLSDVPEAGDHIYAVANEKIARAYAQKAMEKAREEKLNKTHISLEELHSRISEGELKELNVIVKTDVKGTIDAVEGSLSKLGNDEVIVNIIHGAVGGITESDVLLAAASDAIIIGFNVRPSQGAQLQAEKDAIDIRTYRVIYEAVEDIQKAIQGMLSPKFREEVLGRAEVRQTFKVPNAGMVAGVYVTSGKLARNASVRLLRNDIVIHEGTIASLRRFKDDVKELANGYEGGVGIENYNDIKVGDQIECYHEVEVAQ comes from the coding sequence ATGGGGAAAATGAGAGTTTACGAATTGGCCAAGGAATTGGGCTTCAGCTCCAAGCTGTTTTTGAAAAAATTATCGGAGGATTGTTCGCTGAGTTATAAGTCGCACATGTCGACAATGAGTGATGAAGAAGTAGCACAGGCACGAACTTTTTACGCACAAGAGGAGCCCATTGCTGCGGCGGAAAAACCGGAACGGAAAGAGTCCGTCGCTTCGCAGAAATCGCCGCGCAAAAAGCGTCTAGAAAAAGGAAGCAAACTTCCGGCGAAAAACAGGGAAGCTTCGTCCGATTTGCCCAAACGTCACGGAAAGAAAAAGCGCTTGGATGAGGAGGATCCGGATGATTTGGAGCAACGCGAGCGGCATAATCGCAAAAAAAATGTCGAAGGGAAAAAGAAGGAGCAAACGGAAGAATCCGTCGAACAGCGTCCGGTAAAAAGCCGCAAGAAGAATAAAAAAGAGAAAAAAGCGGTCAACGAACAGCCCAAGGATGATTTTGAAGATATCATCGAAATTCCGGCGGAAATCACCGTTGCCGATTTTGCCAACGCCATTCGTAAAAATTCCATGGCGGTCATCGGCGAACTCATCCGTTTGGGGATTATGGCAGGCTTAAACGAAACCATCCGGTTTGAAACAGCGGAAAAAGTCGCGGAGAAATTTGGGGTGCTGATTATGCAGCCGAGCGGCGAACGCGATGAGGACATCTTCGCCGATTTGGACTTCCCGGATCGCGATAAAGATCTGCGCGAACGTCCGCCGGTCATTACCGTTATGGGACACGTCGATCACGGGAAAACCTCGATTCTCGATGCCATCCGTAGCACGGAAGTGACGCGTGGTGAAGCCGGTGGCATTACCCAGCACATCGGCGCGTCCACCATCAACTTTGAAGGCAAGAAGATTACCTTTCTCGATACGCCGGGTCATGAGGCCTTTACGCAGATGCGAATGCGCGGCGCACAGGCGACGGATATTACAATTCTAGTGGTGGCAGCGGACGACGGCGTGATGCCGCAGACCGTGGAAGCGATCAACCACGCAAAGGCGGCGGGAACGCCGATTGTCGTGGCGATCAATAAAATGGACAAGTACGAAGCGGATCCGAATCGCGTCATGCAGGAACTGACGGAATACGGTCTTCTGGCGGAAGAATGGGGCGGCGATACGATTATGGTACCGGTTTCGGCAAAAACCGGATCGGGCATCGAAGAGCTGCTGCAAATGGTGCTTATGGTGGCGGAAATGGAAGAGCTGAAAGCCAATCCGAATCGACGCGCCGTCGGCATCGTCATTGAAGCCGAGCTGGAAAAGGGGCGCGGCGCCACCGCTTCGGTGCTGGTGCAAAAGGGTACGCTGCGCGACGACGATTATGTCGTTTCCGGCAGCGTCAGCGGACACATCCGGGCCATGTTTGATGCGCAGGGCAAACGCGTGAAAAAAGCCGGTCCGTCCATGCCTGTAAAGATTTTGGGACTCTCCGATGTCCCGGAAGCCGGCGATCATATTTACGCCGTCGCGAATGAAAAAATTGCTCGCGCCTATGCGCAAAAAGCGATGGAAAAAGCACGGGAGGAAAAGCTCAACAAGACCCATATTTCCCTGGAAGAGCTACATTCCCGCATTTCTGAGGGCGAGCTCAAGGAGCTCAACGTCATCGTCAAAACTGACGTCAAGGGCACCATCGATGCGGTGGAAGGGTCGCTGTCCAAGTTGGGCAATGACGAAGTCATCGTCAACATCATCCACGGCGCTGTCGGCGGAATTACCGAGTCCGACGTTTTACTTGCCGCCGCTTCGGATGCGATTATCATCGGTTTTAATGTGCGCCCGAGTCAGGGAGCGCAGTTGCAGGCGGAAAAAGATGCGATCGATATCCGCACCTATCGCGTGATTTACGAAGCCGTGGAGGACATACAAAAGGCGATTCAGGGAATGCTTTCTCCGAAATTCCGCGAGGAGGTTTTGGGGCGTGCCGAAGTGCGTCAAACGTTCAAGGTGCCGAATGCGGGAATGGTTGCCGGTGTCTATGTGACCTCTGGAAAATTGGCGCGCAATGCCTCCGTTCGACTGCTGCGCAATGACATCGTCATTCATGAGGGGACGATTGCTTCGCTGCGCCGTTTCAAGGATGATGTGAAGGAATTGGCAAACGGGTACGAAGGTGGCGTCGGCATTGAAAATTACAATGATATCAAGGTGGGCGATCAAATCGAATGCTACCACGAGGTGGAGGTTGCCCAGTAG
- a CDS encoding PolC-type DNA polymerase III yields the protein MNLEQLISLEKESGLSGVSIERVIYHKSARRVSVRLCTEEPDAETRKELESRLSERMGAPTVLQFLPPIRSTLSSTELAKKLPKEETIEIVRSKKTSVTTAPSGFVIGRIKESDVASWLPLAEVSFERGMCTTRGCLAELQWTMTKTGYLIASFDLDTPEGSALRGKAFIKKKEQKAAQEVLQNGITVYVRGRLQYDEFAKENLFSAEGFLETTPVMPMDDAPVKRVELSVHTQMSNMEGLIAPKALQKRLESWGHRYVGITDRGSVQAYPLVYEAFKKSSIQPIYGYHAKILRDEHKILTCLGDAVPEQPDDFTVFDIETTGFSPFLERIIEIGAVRYKKGKKVGEFSEFVHPKRPIPARITELTSIDDAMVAGADPIESVLPRFLNFARGSVFVAHNADFDIGFLRENARRQNINFQPVYVDTLGLARCLHPEYHNHKLDTLTKKLGVVLVNHHRACDDAQATGEAFLKLFEEWREKGMAFSDINRTPSDFPLARHENDEALIYCATQAGLKNLYALVSRANMDYFFHMPGIPQSLYRQYSEGLLIGSGFVGSALFAAVSRRLPQAELLRLASSFDFLVVEPDYYWEKAVQMELAGDQDHYRALVEQIIQLAEQAEIPVFAIGMPCYLDAGEKTARNILANYQRRTEMEDITRYRLFTTSEMMAGFSWLPKRLQEMLVLEAPLAFAEGLESICPIPEGTFTPKLAGAEEELRDITRKQAQAIYGDPLPAPVAKRLQREIDAIVSNGYASLYVIARRLVLKSNEDGYLVGSRGSVGSSFAATMAGITEVNPLVPHYVCPNCKHSEFFEKEEVGSGFDLPEKSCPECGAAMHRDGHDIPFEVFLGFHGDKEPDIDLNFAGEYMPVIHKYTETLFGEGKVFRAGTISGIQSKTAYGYIKKYLEQPYIPEADRSMNEARIHALQRILEGTKRTTGQHAGGLMIVPQDMDILDFCPIQYPADDPKSGVVTTHFSYKNLSGRMLKLDELGHTSPTIIRQLEEMTGLSPLEIAFDDPETMALFRGASSLKSLAPYSNESDGSLGIPEFGTGFVRGMLKDTMPSTFAELVRIAGLSHGTDVWLNNAQKLIEEGTIGLTQAICTRDDIMISLIARGMDKLESFQTMEAVRKGRGIPEGYEDHMRAHGVPEWYIDSCNKIQYMFPKAHAVAYVMMSYRIAWFKVHRPTAFYATYFTQRLSDFSTAYLFQSLEQVQNAMQALRDSEEEVDAAKWTLLEVIEEMYARGYRFARADLYHSQATAFDGTDEHCVLPPLAALDGLSEAMARSLVDARAEGKFLSQEEMKKRANLPNKCMESMREYGLLDVLPQTNQMSFFG from the coding sequence ATGAATTTAGAGCAGTTAATTTCCCTTGAAAAGGAGAGCGGTTTATCCGGCGTTTCGATTGAAAGAGTGATCTATCACAAGTCGGCGCGCCGTGTTTCTGTGCGCCTCTGCACCGAAGAGCCGGACGCCGAGACGCGCAAAGAGCTGGAAAGTCGCCTTTCCGAACGCATGGGTGCGCCCACAGTGTTGCAATTTTTACCGCCGATCCGCAGCACACTCAGTTCGACGGAATTGGCAAAAAAATTGCCGAAGGAAGAGACGATTGAGATTGTACGCTCGAAGAAAACGAGTGTCACAACCGCGCCCTCGGGCTTTGTCATCGGGCGCATCAAAGAAAGTGATGTGGCAAGCTGGCTGCCTTTGGCGGAAGTCAGTTTTGAGCGCGGCATGTGCACGACGCGGGGATGTCTTGCCGAATTGCAGTGGACGATGACAAAAACCGGCTATTTAATCGCATCTTTCGATCTCGATACGCCGGAGGGTTCGGCGCTGCGCGGCAAGGCATTTATCAAGAAAAAAGAGCAGAAAGCCGCGCAGGAAGTGTTGCAAAACGGCATTACTGTTTATGTGCGTGGACGGCTGCAGTACGATGAGTTTGCGAAGGAAAATCTCTTTTCCGCCGAGGGTTTTTTGGAGACAACCCCGGTGATGCCGATGGATGATGCGCCCGTGAAGCGAGTGGAACTGAGCGTCCATACGCAGATGAGCAATATGGAGGGGCTGATTGCGCCAAAGGCGTTGCAAAAGCGTCTGGAATCCTGGGGACATCGCTATGTCGGCATTACCGACCGCGGTTCGGTGCAGGCCTATCCCCTCGTTTATGAAGCCTTCAAAAAGAGTAGCATTCAACCGATTTACGGTTATCACGCCAAAATTTTGCGCGATGAGCACAAAATTCTGACCTGCTTGGGCGATGCGGTGCCGGAACAACCGGATGATTTTACGGTTTTTGATATTGAAACAACGGGATTTTCTCCTTTCCTTGAGCGCATTATCGAAATTGGAGCGGTGCGCTATAAAAAGGGAAAGAAAGTCGGCGAATTCAGTGAATTTGTGCATCCCAAGCGTCCAATTCCCGCAAGAATTACCGAATTGACAAGCATTGATGATGCCATGGTGGCGGGGGCGGATCCCATTGAATCTGTACTGCCGCGATTTTTGAATTTTGCGCGCGGTTCGGTATTTGTGGCGCACAATGCGGATTTCGACATCGGTTTTCTGCGCGAAAACGCCCGTCGACAGAATATCAACTTCCAACCGGTTTATGTGGATACGTTGGGTTTGGCGCGCTGTCTGCATCCGGAATATCACAACCATAAACTGGATACCCTGACCAAAAAGCTCGGCGTCGTGCTGGTAAACCACCATCGCGCCTGCGATGATGCGCAGGCGACCGGGGAAGCCTTCCTGAAACTCTTTGAAGAATGGCGGGAAAAGGGGATGGCCTTTTCGGATATCAACCGGACCCCTTCGGATTTCCCGTTGGCGCGCCATGAAAATGACGAAGCATTAATTTATTGTGCTACACAAGCTGGATTGAAGAATCTTTATGCACTCGTTTCCCGGGCGAATATGGACTACTTTTTTCATATGCCGGGCATTCCGCAATCACTGTACCGGCAATATTCTGAGGGCCTTTTGATCGGCTCCGGTTTTGTCGGATCCGCGTTATTTGCCGCCGTTTCGCGCCGCCTGCCGCAGGCGGAACTGCTGCGCCTTGCGAGCTCCTTCGACTTTCTTGTCGTGGAGCCGGATTACTATTGGGAAAAGGCCGTGCAGATGGAATTGGCGGGCGATCAGGATCATTATCGCGCCCTTGTGGAGCAGATCATTCAGTTGGCAGAGCAGGCGGAAATTCCTGTCTTTGCCATCGGCATGCCCTGCTATTTGGATGCGGGGGAGAAAACGGCACGCAATATCCTAGCCAATTATCAACGAAGAACGGAAATGGAAGACATCACGCGCTACCGGCTTTTTACAACATCGGAGATGATGGCGGGCTTTTCCTGGCTGCCGAAGCGCTTGCAGGAGATGCTAGTTCTCGAAGCGCCGCTTGCATTTGCGGAAGGCTTGGAATCGATTTGTCCGATCCCCGAGGGGACGTTTACGCCGAAGCTGGCGGGCGCGGAAGAAGAGTTGCGCGACATTACGCGCAAGCAGGCGCAGGCGATCTATGGCGATCCGCTTCCCGCGCCGGTTGCAAAGCGGCTGCAGCGCGAAATTGATGCCATTGTCAGCAACGGCTATGCCTCGCTGTACGTCATTGCCCGAAGGCTCGTTTTGAAATCGAACGAGGACGGGTACTTGGTTGGTTCGCGCGGTTCTGTGGGTTCTTCTTTTGCCGCCACCATGGCGGGCATCACGGAGGTCAATCCGTTGGTGCCGCACTATGTCTGTCCGAACTGCAAGCACAGCGAGTTTTTTGAAAAGGAAGAAGTGGGATCGGGTTTTGATTTGCCGGAAAAATCCTGTCCCGAATGCGGCGCTGCCATGCACCGCGATGGGCACGATATTCCGTTTGAAGTGTTTTTGGGGTTCCACGGCGATAAGGAACCGGATATCGATTTGAATTTTGCGGGTGAGTATATGCCCGTCATTCATAAATACACGGAGACCCTCTTCGGGGAGGGGAAGGTCTTCCGCGCGGGGACGATTTCAGGGATTCAGTCGAAAACCGCTTACGGTTATATCAAAAAATATCTCGAACAGCCGTATATTCCGGAGGCGGACCGCAGCATGAACGAGGCGCGCATTCACGCGCTGCAGCGCATTCTGGAAGGAACGAAGCGCACCACCGGACAGCATGCAGGTGGGCTTATGATTGTCCCACAGGACATGGATATTTTAGATTTCTGTCCCATTCAATACCCAGCGGATGATCCGAAAAGCGGTGTCGTCACGACGCATTTCAGCTATAAAAATTTAAGTGGTCGCATGCTGAAGTTGGACGAACTGGGTCACACCAGCCCGACAATCATTCGGCAACTGGAGGAGATGACAGGTCTTTCTCCCTTGGAGATTGCATTCGACGATCCGGAAACCATGGCTCTGTTTCGCGGGGCGTCTTCCTTAAAAAGCCTGGCGCCGTATTCCAATGAGTCGGATGGATCATTGGGCATTCCCGAGTTCGGGACCGGTTTCGTGCGCGGTATGTTGAAGGATACCATGCCCTCGACCTTTGCAGAGTTGGTTCGAATTGCTGGCTTGTCCCACGGGACGGATGTGTGGCTGAACAATGCGCAAAAACTCATCGAGGAGGGAACGATCGGGTTGACACAGGCGATCTGTACGCGCGACGACATTATGATTTCCCTGATTGCACGCGGCATGGATAAGTTGGAGAGTTTTCAGACGATGGAGGCAGTTCGCAAGGGTCGGGGGATTCCCGAGGGATATGAGGACCATATGCGTGCACACGGGGTACCGGAGTGGTACATCGATTCGTGCAATAAAATCCAATACATGTTTCCGAAGGCGCATGCCGTTGCCTATGTCATGATGAGTTATCGCATCGCCTGGTTCAAAGTCCATCGACCGACGGCATTTTACGCCACGTATTTCACACAGCGCCTCTCCGATTTTTCAACGGCATATCTCTTTCAAAGTCTGGAGCAGGTCCAAAACGCCATGCAGGCGCTGCGCGACTCGGAAGAAGAAGTTGACGCCGCCAAATGGACCTTGTTGGAAGTTATTGAAGAAATGTATGCGCGCGGATACCGCTTTGCAAGGGCAGATCTCTACCATTCGCAGGCAACCGCCTTTGACGGAACGGATGAGCACTGCGTTTTGCCGCCCCTTGCGGCCTTGGACGGGCTCTCGGAAGCGATGGCGCGGTCGCTGGTGGATGCGCGCGCAGAGGGTAAGTTCCTGTCCCAGGAGGAGATGAAGAAGCGTGCCAACCTGCCGAATAAATGCATGGAGTCCATGCGCGAGTACGGACTTTTGGATGTGCTCCCGCAGACGAATCAGATGAGTTTCTTCGGCTGA
- the rnpM gene encoding RNase P modulator RnpM → MNRRVPLRKCIACQARKPKRELVRIVCDPQAGIVIDPTGKAEGRGAYLCRDAQCIAKAQKRNLLRHALKASIDETIYEEIMDYVEQE, encoded by the coding sequence ATGAATCGTCGCGTTCCGCTGCGCAAATGCATCGCCTGCCAAGCGCGAAAGCCGAAGCGCGAACTGGTGCGCATCGTATGCGATCCACAGGCCGGCATCGTCATCGACCCGACGGGCAAGGCGGAAGGCAGGGGCGCCTACCTTTGCCGCGATGCGCAGTGTATCGCGAAAGCGCAGAAGAGAAATCTGTTGCGCCACGCCTTGAAGGCTTCGATCGATGAAACTATCTATGAGGAGATCATGGACTATGTAGAACAAGAGTGA
- the rimP gene encoding ribosome maturation factor RimP, producing MNKNILQTLRPRAAEEIASLGYEMIDAEYVREGGAAYLRFYIYRPEGIRVDDCETVSRHLSPLLDEWDPQDTAYYLEVCSPDLNRPLVTARDLERNIGEAVEITLYRKIDGTKKHTATLLGFTEDELVLSQGKKEERLARKEIAQIKPAILFS from the coding sequence GTGAATAAAAACATATTGCAAACATTGCGGCCGCGTGCCGCCGAGGAAATCGCGTCCCTCGGGTATGAGATGATTGATGCGGAATACGTGCGGGAAGGGGGCGCGGCGTACCTGCGATTTTATATTTACCGACCGGAGGGCATTCGCGTCGATGATTGCGAGACGGTCAGTCGCCACCTCAGTCCGTTGTTGGATGAATGGGATCCGCAGGATACGGCGTATTACTTGGAAGTCTGTTCGCCGGATCTGAACCGTCCTCTGGTGACGGCGCGCGATTTGGAGCGCAATATCGGTGAAGCGGTGGAAATTACTTTATATCGTAAGATCGACGGCACAAAGAAGCACACGGCTACGTTGCTCGGTTTTACCGAGGACGAATTGGTATTGTCGCAAGGGAAAAAAGAAGAACGGTTGGCACGGAAAGAGATTGCTCAAATTAAACCGGCGATTCTGTTTTCATAG
- a CDS encoding RIP metalloprotease, whose product MGFGSILIALGIFLLVVFFHEGGHFLVAKASGIRVNEFSVGMGPKIWQREKGETLYTLRALPLGGYCAMEGEDETSDAPDSFEKALPGRRFLTILAGPLMNLVIAVLCFILFAGLNGKPVPIIDEIVPGSPLAEFDVQPDDKILSVNGQEITSFEQIAPLLQEAKDNPVEVGLQRGEHNFSVSVRPLQIDGMYRLLFSAKTVFDPLYAVAHGVQMTGELFLQLFSVLGRLITGQLSFDAVSGPVGVVTSIGRAAQEGARALVMWTGYISLNLAFFNLLPIPALDGSKLLFIAIEKLRGKPIRKEIEGRITMVGFFCLLGLILLVSIHDIMRLF is encoded by the coding sequence ATGGGTTTTGGAAGTATTTTAATTGCGCTGGGCATTTTTTTGCTCGTCGTTTTTTTTCATGAAGGGGGTCATTTTCTCGTCGCCAAGGCCTCCGGCATTCGTGTTAACGAATTTTCCGTCGGCATGGGGCCGAAAATCTGGCAGCGTGAAAAAGGGGAAACGCTGTACACGCTGCGCGCACTGCCATTGGGTGGTTACTGCGCGATGGAGGGCGAGGATGAAACGTCCGATGCGCCGGATTCTTTTGAAAAAGCCCTTCCGGGGCGTCGATTTTTGACAATTCTTGCTGGTCCGCTCATGAATCTGGTCATTGCGGTGCTTTGTTTTATTCTTTTCGCGGGCCTCAACGGGAAACCCGTTCCGATCATTGATGAAATTGTCCCGGGCTCGCCACTGGCCGAATTTGATGTGCAACCGGACGATAAGATTCTTTCTGTCAATGGACAGGAGATCACGTCCTTCGAGCAGATTGCGCCGCTGCTGCAGGAAGCGAAGGATAATCCCGTGGAGGTCGGTCTGCAGCGCGGCGAACACAATTTTTCCGTTTCCGTGCGCCCGCTGCAAATCGACGGCATGTACCGTCTGCTTTTTTCAGCAAAGACGGTTTTTGATCCGCTCTACGCCGTTGCGCACGGTGTTCAAATGACCGGTGAACTGTTTCTTCAGCTCTTCTCCGTATTGGGTCGTCTGATTACCGGGCAGTTGTCCTTCGACGCCGTGTCCGGTCCGGTGGGCGTTGTCACCAGCATCGGACGCGCTGCACAGGAAGGGGCGCGTGCGTTGGTCATGTGGACGGGGTATATTTCATTAAACCTTGCCTTTTTCAATCTCCTGCCCATTCCGGCGCTGGACGGTTCAAAACTCCTGTTCATTGCGATTGAAAAATTGCGTGGGAAACCTATTCGCAAAGAAATCGAAGGGCGCATTACCATGGTCGGTTTTTTCTGCTTGCTCGGTTTGATTCTTCTCGTCTCCATTCACGATATTATGCGGCTGTTTTAG
- the ispG gene encoding flavodoxin-dependent (E)-4-hydroxy-3-methylbut-2-enyl-diphosphate synthase — MQRHRTRTIHVGSVAVGGPSPISVQSMTNTDTKDIAATVAQILAFEDAGCHISRSAINDLEDARAIPVIRERTHIPFIADIQFDYRLALYAVEYGCDCLRINPGNLGSEENLRKVVEACQKKDIPIRVGVNSGSVHREMIEKYHGVNVDSLVASALEEVRRIEAYDFHAIKVSIKSSDVPTMIAAYRRFAQESDCPLHLGVTEAGPPFQGTIKSAVGIGALLADGIGDTIRVSLTGDPVEEVRVGRAILKSLGLLREGIDLVSCPTCARTKIDLIGIVEEAQRRLAPLKKNLKVAIMGCPVNGPGEAKEADLGIAGGRGYGVLFRKGKVIRQVPEAALLDALLEEIGKLDV; from the coding sequence ATGCAACGACATCGTACCCGCACCATTCACGTCGGATCCGTCGCGGTGGGCGGCCCATCTCCCATATCTGTGCAGTCAATGACAAACACAGATACGAAGGATATTGCCGCAACAGTGGCACAAATTCTCGCTTTTGAGGATGCCGGCTGTCATATTTCACGTTCGGCGATCAATGATTTGGAAGATGCCCGCGCCATCCCCGTCATTCGGGAGCGTACCCATATTCCGTTTATCGCAGATATCCAATTTGATTACCGCCTGGCTCTGTACGCGGTGGAATACGGCTGTGACTGTCTGCGCATCAATCCCGGTAATTTGGGCAGCGAAGAAAACTTGCGGAAAGTCGTCGAAGCTTGTCAAAAAAAGGATATTCCCATCCGCGTCGGCGTCAACTCCGGATCGGTGCACCGCGAAATGATTGAAAAATACCACGGCGTCAATGTCGATTCGCTCGTCGCGAGCGCGTTGGAAGAAGTGCGCCGCATCGAAGCCTACGATTTTCACGCAATTAAAGTTTCTATCAAGTCCAGCGATGTACCGACGATGATTGCCGCCTACCGGCGCTTTGCACAGGAAAGTGATTGTCCGTTGCACCTCGGGGTCACCGAGGCGGGGCCGCCTTTCCAAGGGACCATCAAGTCCGCCGTTGGAATCGGCGCGCTTTTAGCCGACGGCATTGGCGATACGATACGCGTTTCCTTGACGGGCGATCCGGTGGAAGAAGTGCGCGTTGGCCGCGCAATTTTGAAGAGTCTGGGGTTATTGCGCGAGGGCATCGATCTTGTGTCCTGTCCGACCTGTGCGCGCACAAAGATTGATTTAATTGGGATTGTAGAAGAAGCGCAGCGACGCCTTGCACCGCTGAAAAAGAATTTGAAAGTCGCGATTATGGGCTGTCCGGTCAACGGTCCCGGTGAAGCGAAAGAGGCAGATCTGGGCATTGCCGGCGGGCGCGGGTACGGCGTTCTCTTCCGCAAAGGAAAAGTCATTCGTCAGGTACCCGAAGCGGCGCTTTTGGATGCCCTTCTGGAGGAAATCGGAAAGTTGGATGTATGA
- the nusA gene encoding transcription termination factor NusA: MNKELIRALDELERGKGIPKHAILEALAKAMEKSYEKNFSDNTNVEVEINEETGDMKVYALKEVVEHVEDAQQQISLEEARTKRKRIELGDTMRIEVKPKHFGRVAAQTAKNIIIQKMRDAEREAIYEEYADRLREMITGTVQRVDRNNIYINLGKTEGIVPKNERIPGENVHAGDRLKLYVTEVRNSTRGPQIVLSRSHTGLVSRLFEQEVPEIADGIVEIFSIAREAGSRSKVAVYTENPNIDPIGACVGYKGVRVNEIVAALSGEKMDIVIYDPNIKKFISNALSPSEAERVITNVPEKSAVVIVPDDQLSLAIGKEGQNVRLAARLTGWKIDIKGHEQYLADPAGFDAMEVAAAAVPVREAKDSVQTLLQNVEPEPEVMPEKPEEVLRGETLADLVKMAEAKKQADEESSE, encoded by the coding sequence ATGAACAAGGAGCTGATCCGGGCGCTGGATGAATTGGAACGCGGGAAGGGAATACCCAAACACGCCATTCTGGAAGCGCTCGCCAAGGCGATGGAGAAAAGTTATGAAAAGAACTTTTCAGACAACACCAATGTCGAAGTGGAAATTAACGAAGAAACCGGAGACATGAAGGTATACGCGCTCAAAGAGGTTGTGGAACACGTGGAAGATGCGCAACAGCAGATCAGTCTGGAAGAGGCGCGCACGAAGCGCAAGCGCATTGAATTGGGCGATACGATGCGCATTGAAGTGAAGCCGAAGCATTTTGGCCGCGTGGCGGCGCAGACGGCGAAGAATATCATCATTCAGAAAATGCGCGATGCGGAGCGGGAAGCCATATACGAGGAGTATGCCGACCGCTTGCGGGAAATGATTACCGGAACCGTACAGCGCGTGGACCGCAACAATATTTACATCAATCTGGGAAAGACCGAGGGCATTGTGCCGAAGAACGAGCGGATTCCCGGAGAAAATGTCCATGCCGGCGATCGTCTGAAATTATATGTGACGGAAGTGCGCAATTCGACCCGCGGTCCGCAGATTGTACTCTCGCGTTCGCATACAGGATTGGTGTCCCGTCTATTTGAGCAGGAAGTGCCGGAGATTGCAGACGGAATAGTGGAGATTTTCTCGATTGCCCGGGAGGCGGGATCGCGTTCCAAAGTTGCCGTTTATACGGAAAATCCGAATATCGATCCGATTGGCGCCTGTGTCGGGTACAAGGGAGTGCGCGTCAATGAAATTGTTGCGGCGCTGAGCGGCGAAAAGATGGATATTGTCATCTACGACCCGAACATCAAGAAATTCATCTCCAATGCGCTGAGTCCGTCCGAGGCGGAGCGCGTGATCACGAATGTCCCGGAAAAATCAGCCGTCGTCATTGTGCCGGATGACCAGCTTTCGCTTGCCATCGGTAAAGAAGGACAAAATGTGCGTCTGGCGGCGCGTTTGACCGGGTGGAAAATTGACATCAAAGGGCACGAGCAGTATCTTGCCGACCCGGCAGGCTTTGATGCGATGGAAGTCGCGGCGGCAGCGGTGCCGGTTCGCGAGGCCAAGGATTCCGTCCAAACATTGTTACAAAACGTCGAACCAGAACCGGAAGTCATGCCGGAGAAACCGGAGGAGGTGCTGCGCGGGGAGACGCTTGCCGATTTGGTGAAAATGGCGGAGGCGAAGAAACAAGCCGACGAGGAGAGCAGCGAATGA